In Malassezia vespertilionis chromosome 4, complete sequence, the DNA window TCGCTTGCGGTGCAAGGCGCTTCAGCTGCACTTAGCCCCACGAGCGCAGCCAGTCCAAACTCGATtcgcgagcgcacgcggcgcagtggGCGCGTCGATTCTTTCTCTTCGTCGAGCACAAGCTCGGTGCCGAGTCcttcgccgcgcgtggaCATGCTCACCGAGTCAGTCAttgacgaggcgcgcggtCTTGTATGCCTTGCAAGCGTGCGTGGCGCCATATGGATAGCAGAGTACTGCATGTAGATGTAGCCAGCGTACGCCGCCGTATGTACCGAGGCGCACACCGGCTAGCGGACCTGGCCCTACCAAACAACCACAACCAACTTTGTACTATGAGCTACGCCTCGGTCTTGCGCAGATTCCGGTGTGGCTTGGGATCCACAACAGCGACGCGGTCAATCAATTTCCGCACGAGGGTGTCCATCTTGGTCGTGAACGCGCTTTGGACTTCGGCGACCTGCCGCTGCACGTCCTGATCAAGCGAAGCCTGCTGTGTCGTATTGTCGCCCTCGTTCTATTTTGTCAGCGCAactgcgcacgcacctgCTGCTTGAACTCGTCCAGCTCCTTCTCCCTCTTTGCTTTCAGCGCGGCGATATCCTTGTCGGCCTCGGACGTTGCATCCTTAAGTTTCTGTGTACGGTCTGTGTAAGCGCCCATCTTCACGTACATGCACGCGCTTTGTCCACAATCTTGGACGCCTCACGCTCTGCCTCCAGCAGCGTCTGTATGCCTTGCGACTTTTGCGCCTACGGTTAATCACCACCCACGCACCATCTCGTCGTCCGCTGGCGGCCACGCGCGGGCTCCAGCGACTGCCCGTTGCTTACTAAGCACCACGAGCACGtcacgcgccgcttgcttTTGCGTCTTGCGTCGATGCACTCTCGGGGGTCGCAGCTGGACCCGATccaggcgctcgccgcgggCCTCACGCAAGGAACCGGCGGCACGTATGATGTAGacttgcgcacgcgtgATGGCGTGCACCAGCTTGCAGAAATTGTCGATCTTCTATTTGTAAAACGCATCGTCGGTGCAGATCTCCGTGAATCTTGTACGTGGACAAACATGCTCACCCTAGTATCCGTGCATGCACCGGCAGCCATCATGTTTTTGCTATCGGAACCGTCAAAACAGTATGCAAAACTCGCGTGCGAATGCTTTGCATCCGTGTACccgcgcctttttttgCACGTGTGCAAAGACTGgtccgcagcgtcgcaccAGCTCTGGCAGGTCGTCACGGCCGTCAAGCAGCAGATCGCCGGATTGCTGGACGGACTGGCGCAAGGTGCAAGCATCGGTGCGGCAAAAGCGTGCCAGCGCGTCATCCTTGTACAGGCCAAGTCAGACGCTGatccgcgccttgcgcagcgcaccgagccAACGATTGCCATGCTCCCACTGCACCATCCATTCATGCGCGTGGCTGAGCTGGAGACAGAGGCCAGCCAGCTGTTCACCAAGCTCATCACGCTTCTCTTTACCGCTGCACACCCAAACACAGTCATGGCTGTCGTGCACGTACTCACCAAACTcgcccgcgcgcggccCCAGCTTGGCAAGGTCGTGCTCGAGGCGTATGTGAGCTGGACCCCAGCTGCGCTAGGGTGTGCGCATGTGaatttgcgcagcgtggaGAACACAATGCGTCTCGCCATGCTCCACTTTTTGCACCACGGCATCCCCGAGCCGCACGCCTCGCAGCTCCAgcaggcgctcgaggcgcagaaacggcgcatggatgcagccgcgcgcacattTTATATGGCACAGCACGAttcgcgcaagcgcgatgcatcACAGGCGACAGAGCCAAGCGCCAAGCggacgcgcgctgcgatgcCCAAAGGGCTTTCTGCTGCCGATCTTGCGCGGCTTCCTGTCAACCGCGTCGTGGATGCCATCATCGTAGGTCTACAGAGCGTTCCCGAGACGAggctgcgtgcggcgatTGATGCGTACGTCCAAGGCACCGAAGGCGCCTCCAGTGCTCCTGTTGACCCGCTCAAAATGGACGtcggcgacgacgagcttgcgccgcttgctgagAAAAACACGggcgaggaagaagagaGTGTGGCACCGCTCGCAAGCCTCGAGCACTTTGTCCTTCCCTCGCCCGTCCCtctcgagcagcgcgaggcacaCACGCTCATCATCGATTCCGTCTCGCGCATCTGCGAGCAAGGAAGTgcccttgcgccgcgccacgaGAAAATATCCGaggcgcatgccgcgctctggATCAAGCTGTTGGTACGGCTTGCCACGCGCGGCCTGGACACCACAACGCATGCTACGTTTTCGCAGGAAACGCCGCCTGCGCTCATGGAGCAGGCTCAAAAAGTAAGGCAGCTGCTGTGCGATTTTATCGCGCACgactttgcgcagcggctctCGATTGCCGAGCAATGGCTTGTAGAAGAGTGGGCCTGCGATAGGCTGCGTCATAAACACGGCTTTTCTGGCAGCTACTATACGCAATGGCTGCATACACTCCTGGATACCcagctgcacgcaccgATCGATGAGCCTTcgttgcgcgccttttttgccgcgctcccagagctcgacgatgcgctgcttgcaaAATTGGACGCACTGTGTGTAGACAAGGCTTCACTTCACGAGGGATTCGCCCTCTTGAGCACGatcggtgcgcagcgcccgccgcTCCGTGTCGCGGTGTGCGAAAAAGTTTTGCATCTCACACGGCATCATGACCGGCTCGTGCGCGGTAAAGCGATTCTAACCGCACGCACTTGGGTTGTGCAGCGTGGGCCGTTGACCGATATGGTGCTGGACTATGCAAAAGACtctctcgcgcagctcaaAGAGATtcacgagccgcgcgcagaccACGCCGAAGGCGCAGACCACACCGATGAAAACCCAGCGCAGGACGAGgcgacagcggcgcttgacgGTGCTCCTGCAGACACCGTTGCGCCCACCGAGTCCCTCGACCAAGACGTCCTGCGCCTCATGGAGCTGTCCCTTGTGCTCAGCGTGAAGCAGCCGTCCATCTTTGCCGAGGACGTCGCAGTATACCCACACGTCGCGCCTGCCGTTCAGGCTGCGATGAACAAGCACATTGCGCCtgtcgcacgcgccgtAGGCCCAAacagtgcggcgctcctcgaTGTGCTTCGAAACGCGCCGCCAGGCGCAGAAACGCTCGTGGACACGGCGGTTGGTATTTTGGTCGAAAAAGGCCATACCAAGGCGCTTGCCTCGCTCGTCCATGCTTTGGTCGAGTCGCGTGGCCTGTCGATCGAGTACCTTTTGCCGCTTGTGCCCTACCTGGACACGGCGCAGATCGTGGAAattttgccgcgcgccgtcgcgctcttgcgcgatCCCACCGACGAGAACAAGGCCAAGATCCGCTCTTTGTTCCGCATGCTGATCGCGCCGGCGCTTGATGGCCGCGATTCACTTGCGTCTGCTGCGCTATCTCCTGTAGAGCTCATGGTCCTATTGCATACACACGAGCAAGCGATTGGGCTCAAGGCCGCCGTCACTGCGACGCAGCTCTGTTTCGCGATGGACGACTTGTTCCGTGCGGATATCATGACTGCCGCGCTGAACAGGCTCGTCGAGGAGCCCACGCTGCCGGTCTTGTTTATGCGCACGACGATCATGTCGATCAAGACGTTCCGGTCCTTGACCAACTACGTCGCGACCAGCGTCCTGAACAAGCTTGTCGCCAAGCAGATCTGGAACGAGCCGCGCCTGTGGGATGGATTCGCGCTCTGTGCGAGCCTCACCGCACCCACAAGTTTCGGCGCATTGCTGCAGCTGCCCCACACGCAACTGCGGGATTTGATGAGCAAGCAGCCGTCCATGCGCGAGCCATTGCGCGACTATTTGATCTACAAGGCCGGCGGACCGACGCaccacgcgccgctcttggAAATGCTCGACCAAATTGCATAGTCTGTAGGAGTGTGCTAGCGGAAAAAGAATATACGCGGGTCATCATTGAGGGACAGGCACGGCTACTTCAAGTGCCAGTCGATCTTGTCGCCCCAGCCTTGCTCGGTAAGGCCGCGCGCAATTTGCTCCACGTCCTTGTCTCCCCGCCCGCTCAGGCTGACAACAACGTGCTGGTCGAACCGCATCGTCTTGGccatttccagcgcgtggtAAATCGCGTGGCTGGATTCCAGCGCGGGAATGATGCCCTCGAGCTGCGTTAAATTCTTAAAGCCAAGGAGCGCCTGGTCGTCGGTCGCGACGACGTACTCAGCACGTTTCGAATCCTTGAggtgcgcatgctcgggGCCGACGCCGGGGTAGTCGAGCCCTGCACTGACAGAATGCGTCTCGGTCACCTGGCCGTCCTTGTCCTGGAGCAGGTACGTGCGCACACCGTGCAGAACGCCGGGCGTGCCCCTGGTCAAGGTAGCGCTATGCTGTGTCGTGTCCAGACCGTGGCCGCCCGCCTCGACACCGACCAGACGCACCGAAGGGTCCTCGACAAATGCGGTGAAAATGCCAATGGCGttgctgccgccgccgacacAAGCAACGACGGCATCGGGCAGCGCACCTG includes these proteins:
- a CDS encoding triacylglycerol lipase (COG:C; EggNog:ENOG503P53V), coding for MAQKSQGIQTLLEAEREASKIVDKARAYRTQKLKDATSEADKDIAALKAKREKELDEFKQQNEGDNTTQQASLDQDVQRQVAEVQSAFTTKMDTLVRKLIDRVAVVDPKPHRNLRKTEA
- a CDS encoding uncharacterized protein (EggNog:ENOG503NX2V; COG:A), with product MHSRGSQLDPIQALAAGLTQGTGGTYDVDLRTRDGVHQLAEIVDLLFVKRIVGADLRESLSVHAPAAIMFLLSEPSKQYAKLACECFASVYPRLFLHVCKDWSAASHQLWQVVTAVKQQIAGLLDGLAQGASIGAAKACQRVILVQAKSDADPRLAQRTEPTIAMLPLHHPFMRVAELETEASQLFTKLITLLFTAAHPNTVMAVVHVLTKLARARPQLGKVVLEAYVSWTPAALGCAHVNLRSVENTMRLAMLHFLHHGIPEPHASQLQQALEAQKRRMDAAARTFYMAQHDSRKRDASQATEPSAKRTRAAMPKGLSAADLARLPVNRVVDAIIVGLQSVPETRLRAAIDAYVQGTEGASSAPVDPLKMDVGDDELAPLAEKNTGEEEESVAPLASLEHFVLPSPVPLEQREAHTLIIDSVSRICEQGSALAPRHEKISEAHAALWIKLLVRLATRGLDTTTHATFSQETPPALMEQAQKVRQLLCDFIAHDFAQRLSIAEQWLVEEWACDRLRHKHGFSGSYYTQWLHTLLDTQLHAPIDEPSLRAFFAALPELDDALLAKLDALCVDKASLHEGFALLSTIGAQRPPLRVAVCEKVLHLTRHHDRLVRGKAILTARTWVVQRGPLTDMVLDYAKDSLAQLKEIHEPRADHAEGADHTDENPAQDEATAALDGAPADTVAPTESLDQDVLRLMELSLVLSVKQPSIFAEDVAVYPHVAPAVQAAMNKHIAPVARAVGPNSAALLDVLRNAPPGAETLVDTAVGILVEKGHTKALASLVHALVESRGLSIEYLLPLVPYLDTAQIVEILPRAVALLRDPTDENKAKIRSLFRMLIAPALDGRDSLASAALSPVELMVLLHTHEQAIGLKAAVTATQLCFAMDDLFRADIMTAALNRLVEEPTLPVLFMRTTIMSIKTFRSLTNYVATSVLNKLVAKQIWNEPRLWDGFALCASLTAPTSFGALLQLPHTQLRDLMSKQPSMREPLRDYLIYKAGGPTHHAPLLEMLDQIA